From the genome of Acidobacteriota bacterium, one region includes:
- a CDS encoding replication-associated recombination protein A gives MRPRTLEEYAGQRHILDTGKPLRVQIERDEISSLILWGPPGVGKTTLAHLIAQRSRGYFVPFSAVMSGIKEVRAVMEEAALAHRSGTRTILFIDEIHRFNKSQQDAFLPHVEKGDIILIGATTENPSFEIISALLSRSRVYHLGPLDLDDIATLLLRALEDKERGLGKSEILISAELIQQIASFSSGDARMAFNLLECVVQGVEPDATGRVIVTPEILKAALQRKTLLYDKNGEEHFNIISALHKSLRNSDPDAAIYWLVRMLEAGEDPLYVARRLVRFASEDVGLADPRALQVTVAAMQAVDLIGMPEGGLALAEAAVYLALAPRSNSLYAAYSEARNDVQNRPVEPVPLHLRNAPTKLMKDEGYGTGYQYAHDLAERVSAMKCLPDGLAGRRYWKPTDEGWERELRKRLEDIERRRQQPISEPR, from the coding sequence TCTCCTCGCTGATTCTGTGGGGGCCGCCGGGCGTGGGCAAGACCACGCTGGCACACCTGATCGCGCAGCGCAGCCGCGGCTACTTTGTTCCTTTCAGCGCGGTAATGAGCGGCATCAAGGAAGTGCGCGCGGTGATGGAGGAAGCCGCTCTGGCGCACCGCTCGGGCACGCGCACCATCTTATTCATTGACGAAATCCACCGCTTCAACAAATCGCAGCAGGACGCTTTTCTGCCGCACGTCGAGAAGGGTGACATCATCCTGATCGGCGCAACCACGGAGAATCCTTCGTTTGAAATCATCTCCGCACTACTCTCGCGCTCGCGCGTCTACCATCTCGGCCCGCTCGATTTGGACGACATCGCCACGCTGCTACTCCGTGCCTTGGAGGACAAAGAGCGCGGCCTCGGCAAGAGCGAAATCCTAATTTCCGCTGAGCTGATCCAGCAGATTGCGTCGTTCTCCAGCGGCGATGCCCGCATGGCCTTCAATCTTCTCGAGTGCGTGGTCCAGGGCGTCGAACCGGATGCGACGGGAAGGGTCATCGTTACACCAGAGATATTGAAGGCCGCGCTGCAACGCAAGACTTTGCTCTATGACAAGAACGGCGAAGAGCACTTCAACATCATCTCGGCGTTGCACAAGTCGCTGCGCAACTCGGACCCCGACGCGGCCATCTACTGGCTGGTGCGCATGCTGGAAGCGGGCGAAGACCCGCTCTATGTCGCGCGCCGTTTGGTGCGCTTCGCCAGCGAGGACGTAGGCCTGGCCGACCCGCGCGCGTTGCAAGTTACCGTTGCGGCAATGCAAGCTGTTGATCTAATCGGCATGCCGGAGGGTGGACTCGCATTGGCGGAAGCCGCCGTGTATCTGGCGCTCGCGCCACGTTCCAATAGCCTCTACGCGGCCTATAGCGAAGCTCGCAATGATGTGCAGAACCGGCCCGTTGAACCCGTCCCGCTGCACCTGCGCAACGCGCCGACCAAGTTGATGAAGGACGAAGGCTACGGCACAGGCTACCAGTACGCGCATGATCTGGCAGAACGGGTTTCGGCGATGAAGTGTCTGCCGGATGGACTGGCTGGGCGCCGCTACTGGAAGCCCACCGATGAAGGTTGGGAGCGCGAGTTGCGCAAGCGGCTGGAAGATATCGAACGACGCAGGCAGCAGCCCATATCCGAACCGCGATGA